TGAAGCCCGGCACTGAGGTAGACGGCTGCAGATGCTACAGCGGTGTCATGATTTCATAACTGCGCTAGGGCTCCCAGTGAGACGAACAAAGTAGCCCATAGTCAACCATGTTTCCACGCTCACACATATGGCTGCTatttccacttctttgcttacATCGTCCTCTACTCTATTTTCAACTACAGTAACTGTAACTTCTTTTGATGGACTGTAATGCCTTGGCTATATTTCCATAAATGCAAATTATGCATTTGGTGTGGTTCCCTTCATCACTTCAAATGAGCCACTCCAGTTGGCTTGAAACCGGCCTGAGACCAGCTCTTGGAAGCAGGCGGGGATATCTGGTGTATGCCAGGGTTTGCAGCTTTCTCTCACCTGCATAAATGAACTGCAGCAGGGGGGTAAATGAGCCAGGGTTTGATTCAACCCAGCAAACCATGGCAGGTGTGAATGTGACCTTAAGTTAGCCTATATGTATGCTGTGACTTAATAACTAAGGACAGCTGTGGGCCCTGAGGCTAGAGCAGGTTAGAATCACTGAAATAAATAGAGTTTCAGTGGGTTTTTCACCGCACCAAAGATACATTTCTGGGGGGAAACATTTTCAGCAATTGGCATGGAAATTTTAATCAAGTTTTATATTGAATTATCAGCGAAAAATATTAGTCATCAGCAGCTACCCCCCATATGTGCATTTTCTCTCTTACCTCATACTCCACGTACTCTTCCTCCTCGACTTCATAGGAAACAGTCTGGATCTTGACGTGCTCTCCGTCCTCGAGCAGCTTGGCCTGGGGGTCCTCGGTGGCAGGCGTATCTGCCCCCGCCGTGCTACACACCTCGTTCCCTTTCTTCTCCATGAAGGTAGTCTCGCAACATTCGCTTTTGTATTCCTTAGCCTTGATGCTGCCACTGTCCTCCTTGTACAGGATGAAGTTGGGCCTGTAGAAGGCCTCCACTGCCAGGTGCAGAGACGTGGCGTCCAAAAGCTGCTGCGATTTCGTCTTCCCATTGGTGCTGTAACTGCCTCCGCTGACTACATTGccattattcatttttcctcctcctcctactcctccctCACCTCCGCCACCGACGAAGTAATTGATGATATTCTCCTGGTACTGGTTGTTAGGGAAGTCGCCTCCATAACCGTTGACCACATGCTTACTGTTCTTGTCCAGCAGGGGATTCTGGAGCTCACTTAGATTCTCCATAGCAAAAAGGGGTCAAAGGGTCAGTGGGAGGCGGCTTTTTGTGGTTATCTCTagagaggagacggaggagtGGAGGCTGTAATGGGACAGGATATGCTCTTCGGTGGCTTGCGGTGGATGCCTAGGAAGGCGCTAATGGCATTCAAAACTGTGATctacagaggaagacagaataagagagagagagagagagacaagagagagcGTGTAAGGATTAAACGTGAAAACTAAAAGAAACATTCATTTGACAGCAGGTAACCGTTCATAAACACTTCCTCATACCAGATCAAAGTTTAGCTGTCGCTCCCGCAGCAGCAACAACTTTTACAACGTCCCACTTGTCAAGAGTCTCACCTTGCAGACGCTTCAATTAGCTTTAATTTGCATCCTCACTCTAGGAGCGtatagtaacacacacacacacacacacacacacacaaacatcccagAGCACTACCATACATCAAAGCTTTGCCATTTACTTGAAATGGCGACTGAATATTAACCTTCaccatatttgtgtgtgtgtgtgtgtgtgtgtgtgtgggagtgtgcacatgcacttgtgtgttttccatAGACCCAATTCATTTGTTATCACTACATTGGGGTAATCAGGTGACATGGAACAGTGGGGGCAGACTACACAAGTAGCAGGGTCAGGAAACTGAAGTCTTCCATGGTGATGCCTTTCTGTCTCCTGTTGATGTTTATGGGGAAATCAGTCTGACATTTGCTGAACTTTTAGCCACAATATCCAAATACTGACAAGCTGATAATCTATTATGAGAGTAGAATCActacataaaataaaagcaatagtGCAAAAATGTCTGCTAAGGTGCTTTTCTTGTATCAAAAACGTGTAAGACAATACACAGTATGTAAACAGATTAGTCCTACTAGTTGACATTAGTTTGCCAGCACCAACCACATACATACAGGACTTTGTGGAAAACGCTATATAGCTAAATAGATATCTGATTATACAGCTATATAGCCGACATGGTTCTAATAACCAAATCCTGAACAGGCTGATAATAACACAACACTTATCTCTCATGTTTCATTATGTGATCACAGTGGTGCAGTGACTGGCTGCTTCAGAGCCCCTGACTTCTCCATCACACTTTGCGAGGACCGTGACTAATTCAAGTCGATTACAAGAAAGATGTGCTGTTTACTCACAGTAGGTATGAGTTTCCTTCTTAAAACACCATTCACCTAAGCTTTCAGATAGTAAATGTTGCATACTACTCAGATTTGGACAGGAGGCCCTGGTTCCTCTGACGAGAGCAATTCATCTAAAATGTTCTTGAGATCACAGTTTGGCCAACTGCAGAGTCCAGATTGCATGAgccacattatttatttatttatttaaataaaatgttacaaaaacagCTTTATAAATGACTGTGGTGCTACAGAAAAGCCTTGGCCTACAAATCAGATTCTCcagacctggaaaaaaaaaaaaaaaaaaaaacatgtttctggtACAGATctcagcaagaaatgacatcatcatcattttctgaTTATGTTAGATCTGGTCTATCATAGCACGCTGATGCTTGTGAGTGGCTGTAAAGCTCTCATGCATCACTGTGCTCTGTAAGCCAAGACTAACTGGCCTTTATTATCTAATGGAGGCAAACACACTGGCTCACATTCATTTGCAGGTGATTCTTGGCCTGCCTCGCTTCCATCTCTGCACATAAAtaccaacaacagcagcagcagagcagttcCAGCTCACGTTCCTGTGACCTGTTCTCACTCTCTGTATCTGAAGTCTCTGCT
The genomic region above belongs to Myripristis murdjan chromosome 24, fMyrMur1.1, whole genome shotgun sequence and contains:
- the syndig1l gene encoding synapse differentiation-inducing gene protein 1-like, with amino-acid sequence MENLSELQNPLLDKNSKHVVNGYGGDFPNNQYQENIINYFVGGGGEGGVGGGGKMNNGNVVSGGSYSTNGKTKSQQLLDATSLHLAVEAFYRPNFILYKEDSGSIKAKEYKSECCETTFMEKKGNEVCSTAGADTPATEDPQAKLLEDGEHVKIQTVSYEVEEEEYVEYETDCSSDSESEDNFIVVPPRDHLGLAIFSMLCCFWPLGIAAFYFSQGTTKAVNKGDFPLANIASRRALFLAALSITIGTGVYVGVVVALIAYLSKPGHI